The nucleotide window atggGAGGGGGAACCCCACAAATCTATAGTTAAGCTTCTCTCATGGCCCCCTAacgatttataaacaaaaattccataAGGTAATTTTTCGgataaaaaaatgctaaatttaCTGTACTATTACTCAATACTCTTTTAGTTCCTTTCTTGTTATACTCAGTTGTCTTTTTTGAGCatctttcataattaatatgTTGTAACTAATTGCAAACTTTCCTTCTCCTTGCTTTAGCCAAATCAcaaagttctttcttttttcaagtaTACTTCTCAGAAAATCTTCAGTTATGTAGGTATTGGtttgttttaatttccttttattttttaagatttcagtTTTCTTATGCATAATATTAAGAGCAACAGCACTGGTCTAACCTTCTTGTTCTTTAACTTGCCTAATACTTTTAAAACGTTGTCtgtatattctaaaattttgtttttaacctttttttctccAACAACTGAGTCACCTCTTTTACAAAGTTAAATTTGAtagttattttctattatttcaaagATCAATAaacttctctttctttcttttccttctaAAGTTTCATGTCTTATTTCCTAACTTTactatcttattattaatttcattaattttatcttgataAGATTTCATTCTCTTGCTGTGTTTAagcttttaaattgtttttaaattcaaataataaattctttaatttaaatattattaattaaatattacattctttGTAAGACTTCATTCTCTTGCTGTATTtaagcttttaaatttaaataataaattctttaatttaaatattaaattcttcaatgcatttataaaaacacGTTCAAAGTTTATAACGGAAATTAAAATATGGTTAGGTTATTTCTTATCTATGGaaacaaaatagtaattattaatcttcGAGAAGGCGTCCATAATGCAGTAGCACCAGCAGGTGTGTGTTGTACTTTTTACAACCAACAAaggaaagttatattttatataaaacattaaagaatttccttatgaaatttatttatgtaaataataagattaattataatgttttcataaaaatattattgaaacaggccgaaaaatttacacaatttttgtatcttacattgatcatattaatcggattatcacttaaaatacaaaaattatttatttatctctcaAAATTATCACAAACTATTCTAAATTACCACTACTAcaacatttttatagaaattatctatatttttagtCAGACAGAACTAATATCTTTGCAATTGTAACACACAATTTGTACCGCTGAATATTTTCTGCAGGTAAATGAATTACATTTACTACATTACACTGATGCAAAAGATCTTTTCTTTTCAACAGCACAAAGAGAGCACTCCTTGTTTTATGGGTTGTTCATGGGGTTCTTCTAGAACATTTTGTGCATAATTAGCTTTCAGAAACTTGGAAATGTTGTTTGGATGTGATATAATTTTACCTTGTGCATGTTGGGTTCCTTAAATCTGttagaaaaatttttcatttctttttgtcaATCAATTTTTTGAAGCAGTACAATACATGTGCATTTATCCAGCTATATTCAAAATGCTGTAAAATACAACACAAGGCCAGCATTTTGTAATTCTTGACATGGAATAGCAGGCACATAATTTGTACACAGTATCGACACACCACCTtttgtagaattaataatttataatttctggtttattattttcACCTACTACTGCAGTCTCATGCatagtagataataataatattactgtattattttcacGAGTTACAGTAAATACTCTGCAAGCATTACACTAGTGTAATAATTATCTGTTGTAATATTCCATTTTGTTTCAGTTGGTTGGACTAGTCATTTCATTCACCACATCAATAACCGAATTTGAAATGTTATACGGCCCATCTGGCTGTTTCCATAGTAGATTTCACTTTCATATGAATAGAATTTTTTGCATCACATAATACACACATTTTATCCTGTATTTTGCAGGCTTATTAGGCAAATATTGTATCCAGTGAATACCGTGAAATGGGTTCAACATTTCATTGATTATCACATACTTGCTTAGTGAATAGCACTGCTTTGCTGTTTGAGACAAATTGATCATAAAAGGTGCAAATTGGTgctaatttatcagttttaagtCTTTTGAACTGGGTCATTCTGTCATCAAAAGCAAACTACgacataaaatcaaaaatcttttgtagCTCATGGATGCACGACAAAGCTCAATCCAGTTTCATCACTCGCCCACAATTCAAGTACATTTGTGTGGTTAACTTTTTTGTCCCAATTAAAAAAAGCAATCCAAGGAAAGCAGTTACTTCAGCCAGGGTGGTATCCTTGAAATCTCTCTCCTGTGAATACTTCATTTCCTCTCTATGATTAGAAATATACTGGTTTGTGTATTTTACAACTTCATCTAACATACcaatagttattattttcataaagtatcACATTCATTTTCAATAATCCTAGTACTCTAAAGCCTGAAAGCACTTtcactacatattttatttagtcTGAATATTTTGATAATTCCGTTTTTCACCACATACTTGTTTCATCTTCACCAAAATAGAAAGCGTCGGTAGATAAATGTTGACATTCAGTGTCATGAAATCTTTCCTATATTTCTTCTTCACTTAGATCACTGTCACTATCACCTTCATTTTGTTCTTCAACAGAAAATTCttgaatatttgaaatttcatttacattcaatctTTCTAcagatataataacaaaattacactCGCACACAATTGAACTATAAAGAAACTAATACAACGaacagaaaaatgatataaaaactaaatatatcaaTATGTTAACACAACCAGGCGTGCAGTACAAACTTTATGATATGATAGACACGTATGCAATTAGTGCGTAATAAAATGTGACAAACACATGCAACATCAACAATGGTTACTGATGCATTCTGCTTAAAGTGTACAAAAGAAATAACTGTTACCTAAACTGGTAAATCAAACTGGTCATCAAGGTGATGACTAAttagtaatttacaataaattaatgtcaTAAATTTTGCGATGGCACACCTGCCTTCCTATACTTACCTCTCCATCAATCCCAGCTACTTTAAATATCTGCAATTATTTATTGGTTTCTATTAAAAGAGAGTATATTACTTCACTTACTACACATTACTATTTtcgatgtaattatttttaaatttgctcaATAGCTTCGTTAATATaggaataaaaactataaaatcaagtcaaaatattaaaaatactaaaaaatacagtttaagttAGAGCATTCACCACCAATGTTAATGCTACCAAGTTCTAATCTACACAACAAAGATGTACGTATTTAAATTCAGCAACATTTAAGGAATTAGAAttctttacaataattattctttagaattattatttatttattaaataaaatgaatatatctaCAAAGATGCAAGGAATAAATTTGAAAGCTGCTTGTAATTCAAATATCGGGAAATAGAATATAAACAATCAAAAGTGAGTAAAGAATTTTCAGAATCTCCATGTTAATGCTACCAAGGTCTAATCTACACAACAAAGATGTACATATTTAAATTCAGCAACATTTAAGGAATTAGAAttctttacaataattattctttagaattattatttatttattaaataaaatgaatatatctaCAAAGATGACAGGAATAAATTTGAAAGCTGCTTGTAATTCAAATATCGGGAAATAgaatataaacaatcaaaactgAGTAAAGAATTTTCAGAATCTCCACTtacattattaattgttattgtatCTTCACTTACTACAGTCAATCTagataacattttcatcaagtaatttttctgtttttctctttcaagagctttaatttttaaaattattatattaaaaaaaattggaaacatagttttaattttttcataattatataaatattttgatttaaataaattatgaaatttataaaattttaatttcttacaaacagaaatatcaaaaaaagtcaaattatCGGCTATATTATTCACTTTCATTAGTTTCAATTCAGTCTCACAATCTCTGATAAAATCACTAAAGAAGCACAAATATtcagaataaacatttatttcctcAGAAGAAATCAAAACTAGATGTTTTATAATGGAATCAACAACTGCATGAGGCCCTCTTAATGTAGCTTTTTTAAGTGgtgttatgaaaaatgtatttttagcatTGATATTTGCACCATATAAAACTAATAGATTAACTACTGCTTCAGTAGTTGCAAAATGAAGAGGAGTATTTAATTCAGtatcaaaacaatttggatttccACCATTTTCCAAGATGTATTTGATGGTTGTAACATCTTTAGCTAACATTACAGCCTTAATTAAAAgtgttattccttttttattagcAACATTAATAGGCGCTCCATAATCTATTAATGTGTACATTATTTCTTCATCTTCAACAAAATGCAACACAGTATTGCCATGTAaatcttgatttaaaatattaacaccatcataaattaacattaatgaaatttgtttatatttactattttcgactaaatacattaataatgtttTCCCTTCATTGTCAAATTTATTGGGATCATCGATATAATTAAGAAGTGTAGCAACAAAATCAAAATCCTTATTCATTTCTATAGCATTCATTAAAACAGTTTTACCTTTTACATACGTTACATTAACGTTTGCTCCATTATCAAGTAGCAGTGAAACAATATCTAAACTGCCGTCATtagttaaactataaaataatactgcTGCTCCATCATTATCCACTCCATTAACATCAGCTCCCTTTTCTATAAGATGTGAAACAACATCAACTGCATTCGACATAACTGCATACATTAAAGGAGTTAAGCCAGTTATATCTCTGTTATTTACATCTGATCCttcattaattaatctaattataatttcttttgaacaTTCATTAACTAAAGCATAAATTAAGGgtgttttttccttttcatcGCATTTATGTATACCTGACTCTTTGtcaataagtttaaaaacaaattttgtagcaACTTTATTCTCTAAGCTGTACATTAATGATGTTTTACCAGAATTATCTTCTGCATTTACATCTGCACCTCTATTAATTAGTTCATATGCTAACTGTGtatcatttatattcattaaagcGTACATCAAAGGAGTTTTACCACAGTTGTCACTCGCATTTATATCAGCTCCTATATCTATTAATTTAGTAACAATACCCTtgtaataactgttatttattattgcatacatTAATGGTGTTACCTTATCTAAATCACTCATATTTATATCTGCACCATTATTAATAAGAAGCATTATTATCTCACTTTCTGCATTACATTCTGTTACAGACAGAAATGATTTCTTATTAATTGATTTGCTCTTACTTAcatgggtttttattttatttttatttaactttttgtcaGTCAGATGTTTGACATCACCaacatattttaacagaaatattagcGGTGTTCTGCCACTATAGTCAATCGCATTTACATTAGCTccattaataattagtttattaattaaatttttacttctcttAAATTTTAAGGCATACATTAATACAGTTTTACCACAACAGTCACTTAAATTCAAATCTGCtcctttattaatatattcaattacaatatcatcatcaaatttattaattattgccaGCATGATTGGGGTAAGTCCTTCAAAATTTTGTACATTGACTTTAGCAccaaattctaataataatgtaattattttcttgtcATTTACTAAATGAAGTACTGTATTACCATCAAACTTATTgcatacttcatttacactcgcacCAATTGTTAATATTTccctaatatattttatattacttttattttttaaagactgaTATAATGGTGTGATACCATTTTCATCAAATCCATTAATATTTCCACCTTTTGAAactatttccttaattaaactgatattcattttatttaatactgcattagtaagtatttttgtatttattttaaacacttttgatAAATccttgttttcagcatcaaaataatttaataaatatttcatcattctACTACACttcacattttgaaataaattatataactgaaaattactaaattctatttttttatctttttttaataattctttcaaaCTATTTAAACTGTCCTGTTGAActgcttttataattaaattataacacattttataacaatgaaatcTCACTCAACAGAATCTTAATCCATCACTATttcaatctataataaaaaaattttataatgttaatcatGTGAAGGTCTATCTCCTTCAATATGTATCTTCATTAAacctacaacaaataaaaaaaaaatgtatcaaattaatTAGTTAGCAAATGCAAGTTCAGAaatcattgtaattttaattatttatatatatatatatatagatgaagaCCCAAtcaactggattttttttttataatcacattaTGGGGAAATTACCATGCAAACTAAGATGctactgaaaatgaattttatgtacaaCAGTACTTAAATCCAAACATAAGTAATTCAATGCTCTATAAAGCCAAGTACTTAAATAAGGGGTAAGTAAATCCATTAGAATCACTTTGAGGAATCTAAATTCAACA belongs to Lycorma delicatula isolate Av1 chromosome 1, ASM4794821v1, whole genome shotgun sequence and includes:
- the LOC142319171 gene encoding uncharacterized protein LOC142319171, which codes for MCYNLIIKAVQQDSLNSLKELLKKDKKIEFSNFQLYNLFQNVKCSRMMKYLLNYFDAENKDLSKVFKINTKILTNAVLNKMNISLIKEIVSKGGNINGFDENGITPLYQSLKNKSNIKYIREILTIGASVNEVCNKFDGNTVLHLVNDKKIITLLLEFGAKVNVQNFEGLTPIMLAIINKFDDDIVIEYINKGADLNLSDCCGKTVLMYALKFKRSKNLINKLIINGANVNAIDYSGRTPLIFLLKYVGDVKHLTDKKLNKNKIKTHVSKSKSINKKSFLSVTECNAESEIIMLLINNGADINMSDLDKVTPLMYAIINNSYYKGIVTKLIDIGADINASDNCGKTPLMYALMNINDTQLAYELINRGADVNAEDNSGKTSLMYSLENKVATKFVFKLIDKESGIHKCDEKEKTPLIYALVNECSKEIIIRLINEGSDVNNRDITGLTPLMYAVMSNAVDVVSHLIEKGADVNGVDNDGAAVLFYSLTNDGSLDIVSLLLDNGANVNVTYVKGKTVLMNAIEMNKDFDFVATLLNYIDDPNKFDNEGKTLLMYLVENSKYKQISLMLIYDGVNILNQDLHGNTVLHFVEDEEIMYTLIDYGAPINVANKKGITLLIKAVMLAKDVTTIKYILENGGNPNCFDTELNTPLHFATTEAVVNLLVLYGANINAKNTFFITPLKKATLRGPHAVVDSIIKHLVLISSEEINVYSEYLCFFSDFIRDCETELKLMKVNNIADNLTFFDISVCKKLKFYKFHNLFKSKYLYNYEKIKTMFPIFFNIIILKIKALEREKQKNYLMKMLSRLTVVSEDTITINNVSGDSENSLLSFDCLYSISRYLNYKQLSNLFLSSL